Proteins encoded within one genomic window of Burkholderiaceae bacterium:
- a CDS encoding putative transporter YebQ, major facilitator superfamily (MFS), which translates to MRSLRPGVSTSSRPNPAPRVDPPIQAQDGLPTPARYYALVVILLGLTLSVLDGTIVNLALPGIARDLQVSASRTVWVVNAYQVATLGLLLPCATLGDLIGYRRVYLSGLVLFTLASLACALSHSFAWLAGARAVQGLGAAGVMSVNAALLRLIYPRRMLGRGVAINSLVVATASVAGPSIAAGILSVASWPWLFVFNVPLGLVVLWLGGKYLPHNPAPAQQGVHLSWLDVLMNLLMFALVFFGVDALGSRAGNHANDTDTALAAALLVAGLLIGVVYVRRQLKLALPLFPLDLLRIPVFALSMCSSIGAFCAQMLAYTALPFLLLDSYGLSPLEAGALITFWPIGIMVVAPIVGRLIGRYPDGLLGGIGMVLMATGLGLLALLPQHPDSHAIAWRMALCGIGFGFFQSPNNHTIVTSAPLHRSGGASGMLGTARLTGQTLGAVLLSIIFSFTGGHPGRGPALALALAACFALAAATFSSLRVAHRPAAAHDSGSRPAP; encoded by the coding sequence ATGCGATCGTTGCGCCCCGGCGTATCCACCTCGAGCCGCCCGAACCCCGCACCGCGCGTCGACCCTCCAATTCAAGCCCAGGACGGTCTGCCGACGCCGGCGCGCTACTACGCGCTGGTGGTCATCCTGCTCGGCCTCACGCTGTCGGTGCTCGACGGCACGATCGTCAACCTGGCGCTGCCCGGCATCGCGCGCGACCTGCAGGTCAGCGCGTCGCGCACGGTCTGGGTCGTGAACGCGTACCAGGTCGCGACGCTCGGCCTGCTGCTGCCCTGCGCGACCTTGGGCGACCTGATCGGCTACCGGCGCGTGTACCTGAGCGGCCTCGTGCTGTTCACGCTGGCGTCGCTGGCCTGCGCGCTGTCGCATTCGTTCGCCTGGCTCGCCGGCGCGCGCGCGGTGCAGGGGTTGGGCGCAGCGGGCGTCATGTCGGTCAATGCGGCGCTGCTGCGGCTGATCTATCCGCGCCGCATGCTGGGGCGCGGCGTCGCGATCAACTCGCTGGTGGTCGCCACCGCGTCGGTCGCCGGGCCGTCGATCGCCGCCGGCATCCTGTCGGTCGCTTCCTGGCCCTGGCTGTTCGTGTTCAACGTGCCGCTCGGGCTGGTCGTGCTGTGGCTCGGGGGCAAGTACCTCCCGCACAATCCGGCGCCGGCGCAGCAAGGCGTGCATCTGTCGTGGCTCGACGTGCTGATGAACCTGCTGATGTTCGCGCTGGTGTTTTTCGGCGTCGATGCGCTCGGCTCGCGCGCGGGCAACCATGCCAACGACACCGACACCGCGCTCGCCGCGGCGCTACTTGTGGCGGGGCTGCTGATCGGCGTGGTCTACGTGCGCCGGCAGCTCAAATTGGCACTGCCGCTGTTTCCGCTCGATCTGCTGCGCATTCCGGTGTTCGCGCTCTCGATGTGCTCGTCGATCGGCGCGTTCTGCGCGCAGATGCTCGCCTACACCGCGCTGCCGTTCCTGCTGCTCGACAGCTACGGTCTTTCTCCGCTGGAAGCCGGCGCGCTGATCACCTTCTGGCCGATCGGGATCATGGTCGTCGCGCCCATCGTCGGTCGCCTGATCGGCCGCTACCCGGACGGCCTGCTCGGCGGCATCGGCATGGTGCTGATGGCCACCGGCCTCGGCCTGCTGGCGCTGCTGCCGCAGCACCCGGACAGCCATGCGATCGCGTGGCGCATGGCGCTGTGCGGCATCGGCTTCGGCTTCTTCCAGTCGCCGAACAATCACACCATCGTGACCAGCGCGCCGCTGCACCGCTCCGGCGGCGCGAGCGGCATGCTCGGCACCGCTCGGCTCACCGGGCAGACGCTGGGCGCGGTGCTGCTGTCGATCATCTTCTCGTTCACCGGCGGGCATCCGGGGCGCGGCCCGGCGCTCGCACTGGCGCTCGCGGCCTGCTTCGCGCTGGCGGCCGCGACCTTCAGCTCGCTGCGCGTCGCGCACAGGCCGGCGGCTGCGCACG
- a CDS encoding phosphomannomutase: MQVDASIFKAYDIRGVVPSTLTPEVAEALGLAFGAAARAQGEAAVAVGRDGRLSGPELSAALIRGLVAAGIEVIDIGRVTTPMLYFAASTLCSSGIQVTGSHNPRDHNGFKMVLAGRAIYGDEIQTLRRRIESDDWQRRPGGSVRTIDLFDAYRDRIASDARLARPMHVVVDCGNGVAGASAPAVLRALGCRVTELFTEVDGNFPNHHPDPSKPENLRDLVRALETSDAELGLAFDGDGDRLGVVTKGGHTIYPDRQLILFAQDVLSRVPGGTVVFDVKCSQRLGPAIEAAGGKPLMYKTGHSLIKARMRELGAPLGGEMSGHVFFKERWYGFDDGSYAAARLLEILSRSPDASAVLEALPTSHSTPELNVPCAEGEPPRLVQRAIELARFDAPAQVSTIDGLRVDWPDGFGLMRSSNTTPVLVLRFEGHTPEALARIEGEMLALLRRVKPGAQLAHAAH, encoded by the coding sequence ATGCAAGTCGACGCTTCGATCTTCAAGGCCTACGACATCCGCGGCGTCGTGCCGTCCACGCTGACGCCCGAGGTCGCCGAAGCGCTCGGCCTTGCGTTCGGAGCAGCCGCGCGAGCGCAGGGCGAGGCGGCGGTCGCGGTCGGGCGCGACGGGCGCCTCAGCGGGCCCGAATTGAGTGCCGCGCTGATCCGCGGTCTCGTCGCCGCCGGCATCGAAGTGATCGACATCGGCAGGGTCACGACGCCGATGCTGTACTTCGCCGCCAGCACGCTGTGTTCGAGTGGCATCCAGGTGACCGGCAGCCACAATCCGCGCGACCACAACGGCTTCAAGATGGTGCTGGCCGGCCGCGCGATCTATGGCGATGAAATCCAGACACTGCGGCGCCGCATCGAATCCGACGACTGGCAGCGCCGGCCCGGCGGCAGCGTGCGCACGATCGACCTGTTCGACGCGTACCGGGACCGGATCGCGTCGGACGCGCGGCTCGCGCGTCCCATGCATGTCGTCGTCGATTGCGGCAACGGCGTCGCAGGCGCTTCGGCGCCGGCCGTGCTGCGCGCGCTCGGCTGCCGCGTGACCGAACTGTTCACCGAAGTCGACGGCAATTTCCCGAACCATCACCCGGATCCGAGCAAGCCCGAGAACCTGCGCGATCTGGTGCGGGCGCTGGAGACGTCCGACGCCGAACTCGGCCTCGCGTTCGACGGCGACGGCGACCGGCTCGGCGTCGTCACCAAGGGCGGCCACACGATCTACCCGGACCGCCAGCTGATCCTGTTCGCGCAGGACGTGCTCTCCCGCGTGCCGGGCGGCACCGTCGTGTTCGACGTGAAATGCTCGCAGCGGCTTGGCCCCGCGATCGAGGCGGCCGGCGGCAAGCCGCTGATGTACAAGACCGGCCATTCGCTGATCAAGGCGCGCATGCGCGAGCTGGGTGCCCCGCTCGGCGGCGAGATGAGCGGCCACGTGTTCTTCAAGGAACGCTGGTATGGCTTCGACGACGGCAGCTACGCGGCCGCGCGGCTGCTCGAAATCCTGAGCCGCTCGCCGGACGCGAGCGCCGTGCTCGAAGCGCTGCCGACCAGCCATTCGACGCCGGAACTGAACGTGCCGTGCGCCGAGGGCGAGCCGCCGCGCCTGGTGCAGCGCGCAATCGAACTGGCCCGCTTCGACGCGCCGGCGCAGGTGTCGACGATCGACGGCCTGCGCGTCGACTGGCCGGACGGCTTCGGCCTGATGCGTTCGTCGAACACCACGCCGGTGCTGGTGCTGCGCTTCGAGGGTCACACGCCCGAGGCGCTCGCGCGCATCGAGGGCGAGATGCTCGCGCTGCTGCGCCGCGTGAAGCCCGGCGCGCAACTGGCGCACGCGGCGCATTGA
- a CDS encoding Methylated-DNA--protein-cysteine methyltransferase produces MKHDIDIRWTAFDGPLGRMIVAATTQGIAGVWFDDQRHLPDMNGWREDALDPLLKRAVNELTEYFDGRRKQFDLPLDLYAGTAFQQSVWRALLAIPRGETVSYRALSARIGRPTAQRAVGAAVGRNPIGVVVPCHRVLGADGALTGYAGGLERKVALLRIEGVAG; encoded by the coding sequence ATGAAGCACGACATCGACATCCGCTGGACTGCGTTCGACGGCCCGCTCGGGCGCATGATCGTCGCCGCGACGACGCAAGGCATTGCCGGCGTCTGGTTCGACGACCAGCGCCACCTGCCAGACATGAACGGCTGGCGCGAGGACGCCCTGGACCCGCTGCTCAAACGAGCAGTGAATGAACTCACCGAGTACTTCGACGGCCGGCGCAAGCAGTTCGACCTGCCGCTGGACCTGTACGCCGGTACCGCGTTCCAGCAATCGGTCTGGCGCGCGCTGCTGGCGATCCCGCGCGGCGAAACGGTGAGCTATCGCGCGTTGAGCGCGCGCATTGGCAGACCGACGGCGCAGCGCGCGGTCGGCGCGGCGGTCGGACGCAACCCGATCGGCGTGGTCGTGCCGTGCCACCGGGTGCTCGGCGCCGACGGTGCGCTGACCGGTTACGCCGGCGGGCTCGAACGCAAGGTGGCGCTGCTGCGGATCGAGGGCGTGGCGGGTTGA
- a CDS encoding helix-turn-helix domain-containing protein, which produces MARPVTALSPDTCYLALKARDARFDGRFFTGVTSTGVYCRPVCRVKTPRRENCRFFHLAAQAERAGFRPCLRCRPELAPQTLPWTIQDASSILAAQAARLLDDWQDWSAAAPSVALLAERVGVSDRHLRRIFEVQFGVSPLQYLQTRRLLAAKELLTDTDLPVTQIALASGFASLRRFNAAFALHYGLSPTRLRREGAGASKGPATVKLGYRPPYDAAAMLSFFEARALAGVEQVDAGGLTRTLRFADGAGEHSGWLRCTFDTGRNQVLLEASDSLQAGLPQLIRRVRAMLDLDADPEAINAVLHGDFAGSDGLRVPGTPDGYELAVRAVIGQQVTVAAARTLSSRLVQRFGEAIVTPIPGLDRLFPAPTTLAAASGDALGALGLVRQRQAAIHALARAVAEQRIALDAHADVPATIALLKELPGIGDWTAQYIAMRALRWPDAFPAGDVALQKALAVKEPSPQRAARAAEAASTPWQPWRSYAVIRAWSRLPEPVARRAATKTIA; this is translated from the coding sequence ATGGCCCGCCCCGTCACTGCCCTCTCGCCCGACACCTGCTACCTCGCGCTGAAGGCGCGCGACGCGCGCTTCGACGGGCGCTTTTTCACCGGCGTGACATCGACCGGCGTCTACTGCCGCCCGGTGTGCCGCGTGAAGACGCCGCGGCGCGAGAACTGCCGCTTCTTTCATCTCGCGGCACAGGCCGAGCGGGCCGGCTTTCGACCCTGCCTGCGCTGCCGGCCCGAGCTCGCACCGCAGACATTGCCGTGGACGATCCAGGACGCGAGCAGCATCCTCGCGGCCCAGGCGGCGCGGCTGCTCGACGACTGGCAGGACTGGAGCGCGGCGGCGCCGTCAGTGGCGCTGCTCGCCGAACGCGTCGGCGTCAGCGACCGCCATCTGCGCCGCATCTTCGAGGTGCAGTTCGGCGTCTCGCCGCTGCAGTACCTGCAGACGCGCCGGCTGCTCGCGGCCAAGGAGCTGCTGACCGACACCGATCTGCCCGTCACGCAGATCGCGCTCGCGAGCGGCTTTGCGAGCCTGCGCCGCTTCAACGCGGCGTTCGCGCTGCACTACGGCCTCTCCCCGACCCGACTGCGGCGCGAAGGCGCCGGCGCGTCAAAGGGACCGGCGACGGTGAAGCTGGGCTACCGCCCGCCGTACGACGCGGCCGCGATGCTCTCGTTCTTCGAGGCCCGGGCGCTGGCCGGCGTGGAGCAGGTCGACGCCGGTGGCCTGACACGCACGCTGCGGTTCGCGGACGGTGCAGGCGAGCACAGCGGCTGGCTGCGCTGCACGTTCGACACCGGGCGCAACCAGGTGCTGCTCGAGGCGAGCGATTCGCTGCAGGCCGGGCTACCGCAACTGATCCGCCGCGTGCGGGCGATGCTCGACCTCGACGCCGACCCCGAGGCGATCAACGCGGTGCTGCACGGCGACTTTGCCGGCAGCGATGGCCTGCGCGTGCCGGGCACGCCGGACGGCTACGAACTGGCGGTGCGGGCGGTGATCGGCCAGCAGGTCACGGTGGCGGCGGCGCGCACGCTCAGCTCCCGGCTCGTGCAGCGCTTCGGCGAGGCGATCGTGACGCCGATCCCGGGACTCGACCGGCTGTTCCCCGCGCCGACGACGCTGGCGGCGGCGAGCGGCGACGCGCTGGGCGCGCTCGGGCTGGTACGCCAGCGCCAGGCGGCGATCCATGCGCTCGCGCGCGCGGTGGCCGAGCAGCGGATCGCGCTCGATGCGCATGCCGACGTGCCGGCGACGATCGCGCTGCTCAAGGAACTTCCGGGAATCGGCGACTGGACCGCGCAGTACATCGCGATGCGGGCGCTGCGCTGGCCCGACGCGTTTCCGGCCGGCGACGTCGCGCTGCAGAAGGCGCTCGCGGTGAAAGAACCGAGCCCGCAGCGCGCGGCGCGCGCTGCCGAAGCCGCGTCGACGCCGTGGCAGCCGTGGCGCAGCTACGCGGTGATCCGCGCCTGGAGCCGGTTGCCGGAACCGGTTGCACGTCGAGCAGCTACTAAAACAATAGCATGA
- a CDS encoding 3-deoxy-D-manno-octulosonic acid transferase: protein MRGLYSLLMWLAQPLLRAKLARRGAAEPGYLQAVDERFGRYSVPAEGGFVWLHAVSLGETRAAAILLRQLRERLPGMRLLLTHGTATGRAEGAQLLRPGDVQVWQPWDTPGVVRRFLAHFRPRIGVLLETEVWPNLAAVCREQQVPLVLANARLSEKSLKRALRLAWLARPAYRSLAAVWAQTEIGAARLRRLGAPVQAVLGNLKFDATPDAAQLATGRRWRVKTARPIVLLASSRDGEEAQLLEIIQAFQRATHDGSAVSATESIADQVQWLIVPRHPQRFDAVAALIERHGFSLSRRSDWGGDAPTPAAVWLGDSLGEMALYYALADVALLGGSFEPLGGQNLIEAAACGCPVLMGPSTFNFAQAARLAEEAGAALRVGTMAQAVETALVLIEDEPRRSDMAERGLRFAAQNRGAAAKTAAAVAALLEPRATKLVQ from the coding sequence ATGCGCGGGCTGTACTCGCTGCTGATGTGGCTGGCGCAGCCGCTGCTGCGCGCCAAGCTCGCGCGCCGTGGCGCGGCCGAGCCCGGCTACCTGCAGGCGGTGGACGAGCGCTTCGGCCGCTATTCGGTGCCGGCCGAGGGCGGCTTCGTCTGGCTGCACGCGGTGTCATTGGGCGAGACGCGCGCCGCCGCGATCCTGCTGCGCCAGCTGCGCGAGCGCCTGCCCGGCATGCGCCTGCTGCTGACCCACGGCACCGCGACCGGCCGCGCGGAAGGCGCGCAGTTGCTGCGGCCGGGCGACGTGCAGGTCTGGCAGCCGTGGGACACGCCGGGCGTGGTGCGGCGCTTTCTCGCGCATTTCCGTCCGCGCATCGGCGTGCTGCTCGAGACCGAGGTCTGGCCGAACCTGGCCGCCGTCTGTCGCGAGCAGCAGGTGCCGCTGGTGCTCGCGAACGCGCGCCTGAGCGAAAAATCGCTGAAGCGCGCGCTGCGCCTCGCGTGGCTCGCGCGGCCGGCATACCGGTCGCTCGCCGCGGTGTGGGCTCAGACCGAGATCGGCGCCGCGCGGCTGCGCCGCCTGGGCGCGCCGGTCCAGGCGGTGCTCGGCAATCTGAAGTTCGACGCGACGCCCGACGCGGCGCAACTCGCGACCGGTCGCCGCTGGCGCGTGAAGACAGCGCGGCCCATCGTGCTGCTCGCGAGCTCGCGCGACGGCGAGGAAGCGCAGCTGCTCGAAATCATTCAAGCATTTCAGCGTGCAACCCATGATGGTTCTGCGGTTTCAGCTACTGAATCAATAGCAGATCAGGTGCAGTGGCTGATCGTGCCGCGCCATCCGCAGCGCTTCGACGCGGTGGCGGCGCTGATCGAACGGCACGGCTTCTCGCTGTCGCGCCGCAGCGACTGGGGCGGCGACGCACCGACGCCGGCCGCCGTCTGGCTCGGCGACTCGCTCGGCGAGATGGCGCTGTATTACGCGCTGGCCGACGTGGCGCTGCTCGGCGGCAGCTTCGAGCCGCTCGGCGGGCAGAACCTGATCGAGGCCGCGGCCTGCGGCTGCCCGGTGCTGATGGGGCCGTCTACCTTCAATTTCGCGCAGGCCGCCCGGCTCGCCGAGGAGGCCGGCGCGGCGCTGCGCGTCGGCACGATGGCGCAGGCGGTCGAGACCGCGCTGGTGTTGATCGAAGACGAGCCGCGGCGCAGCGACATGGCCGAGCGCGGCCTGCGTTTTGCCGCGCAGAACCGCGGCGCCGCCGCGAAGACCGCCGCCGCGGTGGCGGCGCTGCTGGAGCCGCGCGCTACGAAACTGGTTCAGTAG
- a CDS encoding Rhodanese-like domain protein, translated as MVSEINPFDLSAWMQAKRPHGQPVLLDVREPWECERASVAPHGDYRLLAIPMNEVPRRVAELDPARPVACLCHHGARSQRVAIFLAQSGFTHVANITGGIDAWSQQVDGSVPRY; from the coding sequence ATGGTTTCCGAAATCAACCCCTTTGACCTCTCCGCCTGGATGCAGGCCAAGCGCCCGCACGGCCAGCCGGTGCTGCTCGACGTGCGCGAGCCCTGGGAATGCGAGCGTGCCAGCGTCGCGCCTCATGGCGACTACCGCTTGCTCGCGATTCCGATGAACGAGGTGCCGCGGCGCGTCGCCGAACTCGACCCGGCGCGCCCGGTGGCCTGCCTGTGTCACCACGGCGCGCGCAGCCAGCGCGTCGCGATCTTTCTCGCGCAAAGCGGCTTCACGCACGTGGCGAACATCACCGGCGGCATCGACGCCTGGTCGCAGCAGGTCGACGGCTCGGTGCCGCGCTACTGA
- a CDS encoding Permease of the drug/metabolite transporter (DMT) superfamily, protein MGNASTVDFLLLSATWGASFLFLDLAALEFGPVATAALRVAIASLVLLPLLLRRGLGPQLLRLWKPLLIVGLLSYAIPFAMFSYAVLAIPTGLTAVLNATTPLFGALVAWVWLSEQLDLSRVTGLVIGFAGVALLAWQRIEPGVGDAASQGALLAIAACLVACLCYGFAASYTKRYLSGVAPLLTAGGSLLFSAIALAPLALLTWPAQMPGARAWGAVAAVGLLCTAFAYVRFFRLIERAGPARALTVTFVVPVFAIVYGMLFLGERVNGWMLLCALVIVCGTALSTGAVALRRHRHCPSPT, encoded by the coding sequence ATGGGAAACGCTTCCACCGTCGACTTTCTGCTGCTGTCCGCAACCTGGGGCGCGTCATTCCTGTTCCTCGATCTGGCGGCGCTCGAGTTCGGGCCGGTGGCCACCGCAGCGCTGCGCGTCGCGATCGCTTCGCTCGTCCTGCTGCCGCTGCTGCTGCGGCGCGGGCTGGGGCCGCAATTGCTGCGGCTGTGGAAGCCGTTGCTGATCGTCGGGCTGCTGAGCTATGCGATTCCGTTCGCGATGTTCAGCTACGCGGTGCTTGCGATTCCGACCGGGCTGACCGCGGTGCTGAACGCGACCACGCCGCTGTTCGGCGCGCTGGTTGCTTGGGTTTGGCTGAGCGAGCAGCTCGACCTGTCGCGCGTGACGGGGCTGGTGATCGGGTTTGCCGGCGTCGCATTGCTGGCTTGGCAGCGGATCGAGCCCGGCGTGGGCGACGCCGCGAGCCAAGGGGCGTTGCTGGCGATCGCGGCCTGTCTGGTCGCCTGCCTGTGCTACGGCTTCGCCGCCAGCTATACCAAGCGTTACCTCTCCGGCGTAGCGCCGCTGCTGACGGCCGGCGGCAGCCTGCTGTTCTCGGCGATCGCCCTCGCGCCGCTGGCGCTGCTGACGTGGCCGGCGCAGATGCCGGGCGCGCGGGCCTGGGGCGCCGTGGCCGCGGTCGGGCTGCTGTGCACGGCGTTCGCGTACGTTCGGTTCTTCCGGCTGATCGAGCGGGCCGGGCCGGCGCGCGCATTGACGGTGACCTTCGTCGTGCCGGTGTTCGCGATCGTGTACGGCATGCTGTTCCTCGGCGAGCGGGTCAACGGCTGGATGCTGCTGTGCGCGCTCGTGATCGTCTGCGGCACCGCGCTGTCGACCGGCGCGGTTGCGCTGCGGCGCCACCGGCACTGCCCGTCGCCCACTTGA